CGGTCCAAACGAATGGATGACATAGCAGAGAAAGGATATGCAGCGCACTGGAAATACAAAGGAATTAAAGGAGATCAGGCTTTCGACAACTGGATGGGTAAAATACGGGATATTCTGGAGACCAGTGATGCCACATCTTCGGAAATTATCGACAACGTTCGTTTGAGCCTGCTTTCACAGGAAATCTTTGTATTCACACCCAAGGGAGAATTGATTCGTTTACCAGAAGGTGCATCTGTACTGGATTTTGCATTTGAAATTCATTCCGAAGTGGGCGCTCAGTGTGTCGGGGGTGTAGTGAACAATAAAAATGTTCCCATCAGGTACAAACTGAATAACGGAGACAGTGTAGAGGTGATTACCTCAAAGAACCAGAAACCCAAAAATGATTGGCTGGGCATGGTGGTTACCTCTAAAGCCAAGTCGAAAATCCGGCAATCTTTAAAGGAAGAATTGAGAAAAGAAGCCGATATGGGAAGAGAGCTCCTGAAACGGCGCCTTAAAAACTGGAAGATTCCCTTTAACCAGGACAATATCAATAAGCTGCTTAAATATTATAACATTAAAGAAGCCACCCGTTTTTTTGCCGATCTGGGCAATGAAAAGATTGATGTAAGTGAAATAAAAGATATTCTCACCGAAGAAAAAGAGCATGAAAAAAATGCAAAAGCAGGTGAAAGCGAAATCCAGGAAAAACCCACCGGGGAATCACAGAAAAAAGAGGTTGCCGAAACAGATGATTTTATACTTATAGGAGAAGAGCTAAAAGGAATCGATTACAAACTGGCCAAGTGTTGTAATCCCGTATATGGTGATGATATTCTCGGTTTTGTTTCCAAAACAGAAGGCATAAAAATACACCGTGCAGGTTGCGTCAATGCACAAAGATTGATGAGACAATATGAATACCGGGTGGTTCCTGTTCAATGGAAAAAAACCAGGGAAAAGTCCTCTTTTCAAACACGCATCAGGGTATCAGGGATTGACGAAATTGGAATGGTCAACCGCATTTCCGATGTCATTTCCAACTATATGAAAGTAAAAATGCGTTCCATATCCATTGATTCCGATGACGGCTTATTCGACGGCTATATCAATTTATATGTTTCCGATACAAAAACCTTGCAATCACTTATTAATAAACTGAAACAGGAAAAGGGTATCCTGAAGGTTACCCGAACTGATAAAAAAGGATGATTGATACTAAAATCGCAAAATAAAGCGTTTTAATTTATATTTTTATATAAATTTGTTCAAATATTAATTTAAAACTTAATGGAAATGAAAAAAATAATTTATTTCCTGATATTTACGGCCTTACCATTATTCGGATACACGCAGATGTATCAGCCTTTGCCCAATTTCTACAGGCCGATTGATTCGGATGCTATTCAAAAGGCAGATAACTCTCAGGAAGATAAAGTGGATTTCGGAGTTACCTTAGGTACCGGTTTTACATCATTTGGGGGACAATCGATGATGAACTCCTTTGTAGCACCAAGTCTTGATTATCAGGTTAATCCGAATCTCACACTGAATTTCACAGGAGTAATATCCAATTTTGATCAGACTCCTTTCGGTTCCGGGCCAAACCTGAGTCCTTCCGAAAGCGGTTTGATGCCCCTGAATAACAACAATTCCTTTGCCATTTCTGTTGGTGGTACTTATCAGCCGAATGAAAGAATGTACTTCAGGGCCCGGGGTCAGCATGCTGAAAATTCAATGAGGCCGTTTAATCTCTATCCCGGGCAAGACATGCACTCCTCTGATTATAACGCTTTATCCCTAGGTATGGGCTACAAAATCTCCGAAAATGCCAGCATAGATTTTGAATTCCGTTTTTCCGAAGGGAATAACCCTTATTATAATCCTTATTCACCCTACAACCGGCACAACTCTTTCAATTCGTTCAACTCATTCAACCGGCATCCTTTCTGGTAAAGAAACAGGGATGGAAAGCATTATAAAGGAACATATTAAAGCAGAAAGTCACTAACTTTCTGCTTTTTTTTATTCCCCTTAATTCCTGAGGCTATGTTTCACTGAAATTCAATATATTGAAAGTGGCATATTCCTTGTGCTTAGCAGCATAAATATGTATATTGGTATCTTAAAACAATAATAATTATGAGTGAAGATAAGAATAACAACAACCAAAACCAGCAACAAAATCAGGGCTATCAGAATCAGCAGGGGCAACCGGTATCCTCTGATCTCGCTATTGTTTCTGATATGTTACCTGACATTTTAACAGTTTTACCCGTCGATACCCGGCCATTTTTTCCGGGTATTACTGTACCTATGACTTTCACAGGTCCCAAATTTATAGAATCCATAAAAAATGTGGCCAACAGCAATCAGCCGTTTTTGGGGCTGGTTCTTGTAAAAGAACCGGATCAGCAGGATTTTATGAATTCGGAAATGTATGAAGTAGGAACGGTAGTTAAAATTCATAAGATCGTACCGGTTCAGGAGGATAGTATACAGGTATTGGTCCAGGGGCTGCAAAGATTTTCTCATATTAAGTCTGTCAGGAAAGATCCTGTACCTCAATGGCAGGTGAAATATTACAGCGATCCTGATGAAAAACCCTCGGAAGA
The Bacteroidales bacterium genome window above contains:
- a CDS encoding bifunctional (p)ppGpp synthetase/guanosine-3',5'-bis(diphosphate) 3'-pyrophosphohydrolase — translated: MLETQEKLNFKDRRKIYLRYRDLLQKSKAFLKEEDTEVIRKAVDDAIRHYQNEKLASGEPFILHLLEVARIVVEEIGMATKSVLASLLYDLVRRDKLTLNYVEEEYGQKVSEIVEGLLKIFEIKTSETKFQPENFRKLLLTLSNDIRVILIRLSILLDEMRRMDYMPKDHQVKTSVQTFSLYAPLAHRLGLYSMKSELEDLSMKYTESETYKSIISKLQNTTARRNRFIKKFSDPIKKELDNQGFTYDIKGRTKSVYSIWRKMQEQGVPFEQVYDIFAIRIILDTPAKTEKADCWKVYSIVSDFYRPNPERLRDWISNPKSNGYESLHTTVIGPEGKWVEVQIRSKRMDDIAEKGYAAHWKYKGIKGDQAFDNWMGKIRDILETSDATSSEIIDNVRLSLLSQEIFVFTPKGELIRLPEGASVLDFAFEIHSEVGAQCVGGVVNNKNVPIRYKLNNGDSVEVITSKNQKPKNDWLGMVVTSKAKSKIRQSLKEELRKEADMGRELLKRRLKNWKIPFNQDNINKLLKYYNIKEATRFFADLGNEKIDVSEIKDILTEEKEHEKNAKAGESEIQEKPTGESQKKEVAETDDFILIGEELKGIDYKLAKCCNPVYGDDILGFVSKTEGIKIHRAGCVNAQRLMRQYEYRVVPVQWKKTREKSSFQTRIRVSGIDEIGMVNRISDVISNYMKVKMRSISIDSDDGLFDGYINLYVSDTKTLQSLINKLKQEKGILKVTRTDKKG